The genomic DNA AAGGAAGATCAATTGACTTAGATCCCCTAATGTCGCTGGGATGGTGGTTAAATTGTTTCTTGATAAGTTTAGATGTTTTAAGTTACTCAGCTCGCCAAATGAAGAGGGCAGGGCGTCAAGTCCCTGATAGGGTTCTTTGATTTCTTTCCCATCAATGATGTCTGGGCTTCCCCATTCTTCCATCGGAATAGCTTCAGTAGAGAAGTCGTCAACGCCCCACACAAATTCTTGCTGGTATATAGCCGTATTTTCTGGGTAAATGGAGGTTTCTTTCCGCCCAATGTAAGTAAAGCTTACAAGGCCTTTCAACTTTTTGATGTTCTTTGGTAAGGTGTTAATGTAATTGTAGCTCAGGTCAAGTACTTGTAGATTCTTGAGCTTGAAAAATGCTGGAGGAAGGCTGTTCAGGAAATTATCCCTTAAATCCAATGACTGTAAATTTTTGAACTTTCCGATACCCTTCGAAAACTCCTCAAAGAAATTTCCTTTCAAATTCAGGTTGGTCAATTGATCCAAGCTTCCTACACTGGAGGGTAGTTGCCTCAGCTTATTGAAGGATAAATCTAAGGATCTTAAGCCTTTTAATTGCTTCAATGGTTCAGGGAACTGTTCAAAACTGTTGTTGGATAGATTCAGATTTGTCAGTTGATTCAAGTGTGAAAAATAAGCAGGCAAATTTTCTAAGCTGTTGCTTGTTAAGTTCAATTTTCTAAGGTGTTTGAGGTGAGTGATTTGCTCAGGAAGACGATCAAAGCCTTTGCAGGAAAGGTCAAGTTCAATCACATTGCCTTCTTTGTCAAATAGTACCTCCTCATTTTCTTTGCTGACACCCAAAGCTTCAATG from Persicobacter psychrovividus includes the following:
- a CDS encoding leucine-rich repeat domain-containing protein, with translation MKATHYLLALTTLLLGLAYSFPYTATADNGSRITDIYSNISSANNLTKADTANPVNYQLAIIEALGVSKENEEVLFDKEGNVIELDLSCKGFDRLPEQITHLKHLRKLNLTSNSLENLPAYFSHLNQLTNLNLSNNSFEQFPEPLKQLKGLRSLDLSFNKLRQLPSSVGSLDQLTNLNLKGNFFEEFSKGIGKFKNLQSLDLRDNFLNSLPPAFFKLKNLQVLDLSYNYINTLPKNIKKLKGLVSFTYIGRKETSIYPENTAIYQQEFVWGVDDFSTEAIPMEEWGSPDIIDGKEIKEPYQGLDALPSSFGELSNLKHLNLSRNNLTTIPATLGDLSQLIFLDLSGNNIENITNNIVELKSITDINLSYNSLTHLPQNIGGLTKLTTLLLQGNKLEEIPASISRLKNLTQLNLFSNQLTDLPENLFDLGRNKPEKCLININNNKITLPKKQLQSKYANIDFDFLY